From Paenibacillus polymyxa, the proteins below share one genomic window:
- the polA gene encoding DNA polymerase I, translated as MDKLMLIDGNSIIYRAFFAMPPLTNSSGQQTNAVYGFTTMLLRLLEEHKPTHILVAFDAGKITFRHKGYEDYKGGREKTPPELSQQFPLLKELLTAFGIAQFELDGYEADDIIGTLSKTADEAGFNVLVVTGDKDMLQLASDHVTVGLTRKGVTEVETYGPEQIQERYGLKPLQIIDLKGLMGDTSDNIPGIPGVGEKTALKLLHQYGSVEEVLAHTDELKGKMKERVETHADDARMSKDLATIYRDVTLDKQLEDVVFSGLQAETAGPALAKLEFKSLLERLSFSGEVGSAGVGVEEAVADVTVLDEQRISELVEVLNNVDVLHVETHGDNPHHAEIVGLIFAATGRQFFMTLEVLQSDAATPIREWLADPERKKRGHDLHRTDLALHWHGIEFAGAEFDVQLAGYLLDPTDANQTLSGLAAKYGLSSIRPDDEVFGKGAKYKVPDVDVLSDHVARKAAVIEALVPVQQAELEKTEMHKLFHELEMPLSRILADMEKQGILVNVEELRALGKEFEAQITTLVGEIYSIAGVEFNLNSPKQLGEILFDKLGLPVIKKTKTGYSTDAEVLEKLAPYHDIVQNILQYRTIAKLQSTYVEGLLKEISEKTGKVHTYFRQTVAATGRLSSQFPNLQNIPIRLEEGRKIRKVFVPSEPGWSILAADYSQIELRVLADISDDERLKEAFVHDMDIHTKTASDVFGVPAEAVDSDMRRSAKAVNFGIVYGISDYGLSQNLNITRKEAARFIDQYFDVFQGVRRYMDDIVKDAKRDGYVKTLLERRRYLPEINASNFNQRSFAERTAMNTPIQGTAADIIKLAMVQMDAALRERNLRSRMLLQVHDELVFEVPPEEMETMKELVPATMEAALKLAVPLKAEVSYGSNWYEAK; from the coding sequence ATGGATAAACTCATGCTTATAGATGGTAACAGTATCATATACCGGGCGTTTTTTGCTATGCCGCCGTTGACGAATTCAAGCGGACAGCAGACGAATGCGGTGTACGGATTTACGACAATGTTATTGCGGCTTTTGGAGGAGCACAAACCAACACATATTTTGGTTGCGTTTGATGCTGGTAAAATTACGTTTCGCCATAAAGGGTACGAGGATTACAAAGGTGGACGGGAGAAAACGCCGCCGGAGCTGTCCCAGCAATTTCCGCTGCTGAAAGAGCTATTGACCGCCTTCGGTATTGCCCAATTTGAACTGGATGGTTATGAGGCAGATGATATTATAGGCACCCTGTCCAAAACAGCGGACGAAGCGGGTTTTAATGTGCTGGTTGTGACCGGCGACAAGGATATGCTTCAATTGGCTTCAGACCATGTCACAGTCGGCTTGACCCGCAAAGGGGTTACCGAGGTGGAAACGTATGGACCTGAGCAGATTCAGGAACGTTACGGCTTGAAGCCGCTGCAAATCATAGACCTTAAGGGCCTGATGGGCGATACGTCGGATAACATTCCTGGTATTCCGGGCGTGGGTGAGAAAACAGCGCTCAAGCTGCTGCATCAATATGGTTCAGTTGAAGAGGTGCTGGCGCACACGGATGAGCTGAAGGGTAAAATGAAAGAACGCGTGGAGACTCATGCTGACGATGCGCGAATGAGCAAGGATTTGGCGACCATTTATCGGGATGTAACGTTGGACAAGCAACTGGAAGATGTGGTTTTCAGCGGGCTACAGGCAGAGACGGCTGGACCAGCTTTGGCGAAGCTGGAGTTCAAGTCCCTGCTGGAGCGTTTATCCTTTTCGGGCGAGGTCGGCAGTGCTGGAGTCGGCGTAGAGGAAGCCGTAGCAGACGTGACTGTGCTGGATGAACAGCGGATCAGCGAATTGGTAGAAGTGCTGAATAACGTAGATGTGCTGCATGTTGAGACGCATGGTGATAATCCGCATCATGCTGAGATTGTAGGCTTGATATTTGCCGCAACAGGGCGTCAGTTTTTTATGACACTGGAAGTTCTACAAAGTGATGCAGCTACCCCTATTCGGGAGTGGCTTGCCGACCCTGAACGCAAAAAACGCGGTCATGACCTGCATCGTACGGACTTGGCTTTACACTGGCATGGAATTGAGTTTGCTGGAGCTGAGTTTGATGTGCAGCTGGCCGGATACTTGCTAGATCCGACAGACGCCAATCAGACATTGAGTGGGCTGGCAGCCAAGTATGGCTTGTCATCGATTCGTCCAGACGACGAAGTGTTTGGTAAAGGAGCTAAATATAAAGTTCCTGACGTAGATGTACTATCCGATCATGTGGCGCGTAAGGCAGCGGTGATCGAAGCGTTGGTACCTGTGCAGCAGGCGGAGCTGGAAAAAACGGAAATGCACAAGCTGTTCCATGAGCTTGAGATGCCGTTATCCCGCATTCTGGCGGATATGGAGAAGCAGGGTATTTTGGTGAATGTAGAGGAACTGCGCGCTTTGGGAAAAGAATTTGAAGCCCAGATTACAACGTTGGTGGGTGAGATCTACAGTATTGCAGGGGTAGAGTTCAATCTTAATTCGCCTAAGCAGTTGGGTGAGATTTTGTTTGATAAGCTGGGTCTGCCCGTTATTAAAAAGACAAAAACCGGGTACTCGACCGATGCAGAGGTGCTGGAAAAGCTTGCGCCATATCATGATATTGTGCAAAACATATTGCAATATCGCACCATTGCCAAACTTCAATCGACGTATGTCGAAGGATTGCTTAAAGAAATTTCGGAGAAGACAGGTAAAGTGCATACGTATTTCCGGCAGACGGTTGCAGCAACTGGACGCTTGAGCAGTCAATTTCCGAATTTGCAAAACATTCCGATCCGTCTCGAAGAAGGACGCAAAATCCGCAAAGTATTTGTTCCATCGGAGCCGGGCTGGTCGATTTTGGCGGCAGACTATTCACAAATCGAGCTGCGGGTGCTGGCTGATATTTCGGATGATGAGCGTTTGAAAGAGGCTTTTGTTCACGATATGGACATCCATACCAAGACCGCATCCGATGTGTTCGGTGTACCGGCAGAGGCTGTAGACTCCGATATGCGCCGTTCTGCAAAGGCGGTCAACTTTGGGATTGTTTACGGGATTAGTGACTATGGTCTGTCGCAAAATTTGAATATTACGCGGAAGGAAGCGGCTCGCTTTATCGACCAGTATTTTGACGTGTTCCAGGGTGTTCGCCGTTACATGGATGATATTGTGAAGGATGCGAAGAGGGATGGATACGTAAAAACGTTGTTGGAACGCAGACGATATTTGCCAGAGATAAACGCCAGCAATTTCAACCAGCGTTCGTTCGCCGAGCGTACAGCGATGAATACGCCGATTCAAGGTACCGCAGCCGATATTATCAAGCTGGCGATGGTGCAGATGGACGCAGCGCTGCGTGAGCGCAATCTTCGCAGCCGTATGCTGTTACAAGTACATGATGAGCTTGTATTCGAGGTTCCGCCTGAGGAAATGGAAACGATGAAAGAGCTTGTTCCCGCTACCATGGAAGCTGCATTAAAGCTGGCTGTGCCGCTTAAAGCGGAAGTAAGCTATGGCAGCAATTGGTATGAGGCCAAGTAA
- the phoU gene encoding phosphate signaling complex protein PhoU, which yields MIRRKGFDEGLEELRAVLREMGAHVSKALDQAIECLQTKNTEMAQQVVKNDASLNTMEENILDMGSKLIITQQPVAKDLRRIIVAFKISSDLERMGDLALDIAKVTLRLEGQQAMKPLVDIPHMASIVKEMIDDAIKSYLDENTDLAYKMAKEDDRVDSLYSHMISDLYAFMVEKPAEASQAMLQLLVGRYIERIGDHATNIGESTVYLVTGERPDLNQ from the coding sequence ATGATACGTAGAAAAGGTTTTGATGAAGGATTAGAAGAACTGAGAGCCGTACTGCGCGAAATGGGTGCACACGTTTCGAAGGCGCTCGATCAGGCTATTGAATGTTTGCAGACCAAAAATACAGAAATGGCCCAGCAGGTAGTCAAAAATGATGCATCCCTCAATACAATGGAAGAAAATATTCTAGATATGGGCTCCAAGCTCATTATTACCCAGCAGCCAGTAGCGAAGGATTTACGCCGGATCATTGTTGCATTTAAAATTTCCAGTGATTTGGAACGGATGGGTGATTTGGCACTTGATATTGCCAAGGTCACACTTCGCTTGGAAGGGCAGCAGGCGATGAAGCCGTTAGTGGATATTCCACACATGGCTTCCATTGTTAAAGAAATGATCGACGATGCGATCAAATCCTATTTGGATGAAAATACAGATCTGGCCTACAAAATGGCTAAAGAGGATGATCGGGTGGATTCCTTGTACAGCCACATGATCAGCGATCTATACGCTTTTATGGTAGAAAAGCCAGCAGAGGCTTCACAAGCCATGCTGCAACTGCTCGTAGGACGTTACATTGAACGCATTGGCGACCATGCTACGAATATCGGTGAAAGCACTGTATATCTCGTGACAGGAGAGCGACCAGATTTGAACCAGTAA
- the pstB gene encoding phosphate ABC transporter ATP-binding protein PstB has translation MNDSVIRIDKLNLYYEKFHALKHINLDIPEKTVTAFIGPSGCGKSTLLRTLNRMNDMIPGTRIEGTVSIAGQDIYGDTMEVETLRKQVGMVFQQPNPFPKSIYDNVAYGPRLHGIRQKDKLDELVEQSLRQAALWEEVKNFLKRSALSLSGGQQQRLCIARALAVQPDILLMDEATSALDPISTMKIEELVQELRDTYTIVMVTHNMHQAARVSGRTAFFLNGFVVEAADTETMFSTPQDSRTEDYISGRFG, from the coding sequence ATGAATGATTCCGTAATCCGGATTGATAAGCTGAACTTGTATTATGAAAAATTCCACGCGCTGAAACATATAAACCTGGATATTCCTGAAAAAACGGTAACAGCCTTCATCGGCCCATCCGGCTGTGGAAAATCAACCTTGCTGCGTACGCTAAACCGGATGAATGACATGATACCGGGAACGCGTATTGAAGGCACCGTGAGCATTGCCGGTCAGGATATATACGGTGATACTATGGAAGTAGAAACGCTGCGTAAACAGGTGGGAATGGTTTTTCAACAGCCTAACCCGTTTCCCAAATCCATTTATGATAACGTGGCCTATGGTCCGCGGTTGCATGGAATCCGGCAAAAGGACAAGTTAGATGAACTGGTAGAGCAAAGCCTACGGCAGGCAGCACTTTGGGAAGAGGTTAAAAATTTTCTCAAGCGTTCTGCTCTGAGCTTGTCCGGCGGACAGCAACAACGGCTATGTATTGCCCGGGCGCTTGCTGTACAGCCAGACATTTTACTTATGGACGAGGCGACATCTGCGCTGGACCCGATCTCAACGATGAAAATTGAAGAACTGGTTCAAGAATTAAGGGACACGTATACCATCGTCATGGTGACGCATAACATGCATCAGGCAGCGCGGGTGTCTGGTCGAACTGCGTTCTTTTTGAATGGGTTTGTAGTAGAGGCAGCGGATACAGAGACGATGTTTTCCACGCCACAGGATTCACGTACGGAAGATTATATTTCCGGGCGTTTTGGCTAA
- a CDS encoding methyl-accepting chemotaxis protein, giving the protein MITEPKTQPSSTAVIERETFKPITTYVPCREVPIIGTDMSCKELLALMKAQEDIPCVIVVDKYDLPLGIIMRDAYNRHFTGRFAAALFYDKPASLFADPNTLIVDLKSPAAEIVEQAMMREDQRFYDCLLIKEGTRLLGVLTIRDILSVVQRMQREADEDRGDVIRHSYDGVQRIRMTVLDAAKEADDSVQLTRSMSELSRRGKVELEDVLLSYHAVTEQMKRQHEQMTALTQSLNDIAGMASSIRALADHSGLLAINASIEAAHAGEHGRGFQIVSQEVRNMSLQTKAFSVQITGLLAHIEQMLRDTAELTDTSMQQIHTGSKFISAGTQTFSKLLQAVDEIEAKNSEMSRSAEEAALNAAGIAQELELMLSS; this is encoded by the coding sequence ATGATAACGGAACCAAAGACCCAGCCGAGTTCCACTGCCGTGATTGAACGTGAAACGTTCAAGCCGATTACTACCTATGTGCCATGCCGGGAGGTTCCGATCATTGGCACGGATATGTCTTGCAAAGAACTGTTAGCACTCATGAAAGCACAGGAAGATATCCCCTGTGTCATCGTCGTGGATAAATATGACCTTCCATTGGGCATTATCATGAGAGATGCATACAATCGTCATTTTACGGGCAGGTTCGCTGCGGCGTTGTTCTATGATAAACCGGCTTCCCTATTTGCCGATCCGAATACATTAATTGTGGATTTGAAAAGTCCGGCAGCGGAAATTGTAGAACAGGCGATGATGCGTGAAGATCAGCGTTTTTACGATTGTTTATTGATAAAGGAAGGGACAAGATTACTCGGTGTACTCACAATTCGTGATATCCTGTCTGTCGTTCAACGAATGCAAAGAGAAGCAGACGAAGATCGGGGCGATGTGATTCGACATAGCTATGACGGAGTCCAGCGTATTCGGATGACTGTTTTGGATGCAGCGAAAGAGGCGGATGACAGTGTGCAGCTAACTCGCTCAATGAGTGAATTATCCCGCCGTGGTAAAGTGGAACTGGAGGATGTTCTGCTTTCTTATCATGCAGTAACGGAACAAATGAAGCGCCAGCATGAGCAGATGACAGCCTTAACCCAATCGCTGAATGATATTGCGGGCATGGCCTCATCCATTCGTGCATTGGCAGATCACAGCGGATTGCTGGCGATCAATGCGTCTATTGAAGCGGCCCATGCTGGCGAACACGGGCGTGGCTTTCAGATTGTGTCTCAAGAGGTTCGGAATATGTCACTCCAGACCAAAGCTTTTTCTGTACAGATTACCGGCTTACTCGCTCATATTGAGCAAATGCTGCGTGACACTGCTGAACTGACGGATACGAGTATGCAGCAGATTCATACAGGCTCTAAATTTATATCTGCCGGAACCCAAACGTTTTCCAAATTATTGCAGGCAGTCGATGAAATAGAGGCTAAAAATAGTGAAATGTCCCGTTCCGCAGAAGAAGCTGCCTTGAATGCAGCTGGAATAGCACAGGAGCTTGAGCTCATGCTGAGTTCTTGA
- a CDS encoding response regulator transcription factor, producing the protein MGQRLLVIEDEPTLSRLLSYNLIQEGFEVDTEDHGSAGFERASRESYDLILLDLMLPGMNGLDILSRLRHQGLTTPIIILTAKNGEAEVVQGLKSGADDYITKPFGVSELLARVTAVLRRTSGGDEGVLSEQKDGSKIQLGELEIYPEKYEVILGGQSISLRPKEFEVLLYLSRKPGVVLTRDDLMNAVWGFDYIGGQRTVDVHVSSLRKKLELDPDSVHIDSIRGVGYKLVVNKKRSASHLL; encoded by the coding sequence ATGGGACAACGTTTGCTGGTTATTGAGGATGAACCAACGCTTTCCAGATTGCTATCCTACAATTTGATACAAGAAGGTTTCGAAGTGGACACGGAGGATCATGGCAGTGCTGGGTTTGAAAGAGCGTCCAGAGAATCCTACGATTTGATCCTGCTGGACTTGATGCTGCCGGGAATGAATGGACTGGACATTCTGAGCAGACTTCGCCATCAGGGGCTGACGACACCTATCATTATTCTCACCGCTAAAAACGGGGAGGCTGAGGTTGTCCAAGGACTGAAGTCGGGTGCTGATGACTACATCACAAAGCCCTTTGGCGTTTCTGAGCTGTTGGCCCGCGTAACGGCTGTGCTGCGAAGAACATCCGGAGGGGATGAGGGAGTGCTGTCTGAACAGAAGGATGGCTCCAAAATTCAACTGGGCGAGCTGGAAATCTACCCTGAAAAATATGAAGTCATTCTTGGAGGTCAATCCATCAGCTTAAGACCCAAGGAATTTGAGGTACTTCTCTATTTGTCCCGCAAGCCGGGTGTCGTCCTGACTCGAGATGATCTAATGAATGCCGTGTGGGGCTTTGACTACATCGGTGGTCAACGGACGGTGGATGTACACGTCAGCTCCTTACGTAAAAAGCTGGAGCTTGATCCCGACTCGGTTCATATTGATTCGATCCGCGGAGTGGGGTATAAGCTGGTTGTAAATAAAAAAAGAAGCGCTTCTCATTTGTTATAA
- the pnpS gene encoding two-component system histidine kinase PnpS, producing the protein MKSFRFRLTLIMLILIGVSVLAAGITMGQIFKNSNMKVLEENMGREIDLLRATFPFVNADALSSTDYVSYYSEKAKEIAHLTDSRVTFIRKDGTVVGDSLSDPRKMENHASREEIRQATSEGIGRTIRYSETLQRNMLYVAEPVVSDKGFDGYIRLSMSLKAVEEGMQRGWTAIGIGLVLLFIAAGLMSYRIARSLTSPIEHITGVANRISGLDYDARVGVQRRDEVGQLGEAINRMADSLQNQMKTIRDNEDLLQSVMSNMTGGILMIDANERIALVNRESERMLGVAGKRVTDKPYHELKKHYELTKLIEGSIQSRERLHGEVHLYNPEERLVLLDGVPMYEDEGGYRGMLFLLQDITAIRRLENMRSEFVANVSHELKTPIAAVKGFAETLLGGGVKDEETARSFLQIIYDESERLNRLIGDILELSKIESKRSPLDCSPIHISSFIESLLEKLNNVAAKKRITLHMDIPDELFMEADEDKLQQIFLNLLSNGINYTLDGGKVKIKVITLQRDHDTEKVVFTVSDTGIGIPKKDLPRIFERFYRVDKGRSRNSGGTGLGLSIVKHLVDLHHGTLSVESELGLGTTFTVELPLLQQEE; encoded by the coding sequence ATGAAATCGTTTCGTTTCAGGCTTACCCTGATCATGCTGATTTTGATTGGCGTATCTGTCCTTGCTGCTGGAATCACTATGGGACAAATTTTCAAAAATTCGAATATGAAGGTGCTAGAGGAGAACATGGGCCGCGAGATTGACTTGCTTCGCGCAACCTTCCCATTTGTTAATGCTGATGCCCTATCCAGTACGGATTATGTCTCCTATTATTCTGAGAAGGCGAAGGAAATTGCCCATCTGACCGATTCGCGAGTGACCTTCATTCGTAAGGACGGGACGGTGGTGGGTGATTCGTTAAGCGATCCACGCAAGATGGAAAACCATGCATCCCGTGAAGAAATACGACAAGCTACGTCGGAGGGAATCGGACGGACGATACGCTACAGTGAAACTTTGCAACGAAACATGCTATACGTCGCTGAGCCTGTTGTATCGGACAAGGGCTTTGACGGATATATCCGTTTGTCCATGAGTCTGAAAGCGGTGGAAGAGGGAATGCAGCGCGGCTGGACGGCCATCGGGATTGGTCTTGTGTTGCTGTTTATTGCTGCTGGACTGATGAGCTATCGTATTGCTCGCAGCCTCACCTCGCCCATTGAACATATTACAGGGGTAGCCAACCGTATTTCAGGACTGGATTATGACGCAAGGGTCGGCGTACAGCGCCGGGATGAGGTAGGACAACTGGGTGAAGCCATTAATCGTATGGCTGACAGCCTCCAAAACCAAATGAAAACGATTCGTGACAATGAGGATCTGCTGCAAAGCGTCATGAGTAATATGACAGGCGGGATTCTGATGATCGATGCTAATGAACGCATTGCGCTTGTCAACCGTGAGTCTGAGCGTATGCTCGGTGTCGCGGGTAAGCGGGTGACAGACAAGCCGTATCATGAACTGAAGAAGCACTATGAGCTCACAAAGCTAATTGAGGGCAGTATACAAAGCCGAGAAAGGCTACATGGTGAGGTGCATTTGTACAATCCCGAAGAACGACTCGTTTTGCTAGATGGTGTCCCTATGTATGAGGATGAAGGGGGATACCGGGGGATGCTGTTCCTTTTGCAGGATATTACAGCTATTCGAAGGTTGGAAAATATGCGAAGCGAATTTGTGGCAAACGTCTCTCATGAGCTAAAAACACCGATTGCCGCAGTCAAGGGTTTTGCCGAGACATTGCTTGGTGGCGGGGTCAAAGATGAGGAAACAGCCCGTTCCTTTTTACAAATTATATATGACGAAAGCGAACGACTGAATCGACTGATCGGCGATATTCTGGAGCTTTCCAAAATCGAGTCCAAGCGCTCTCCGCTGGATTGCTCTCCAATTCATATCTCTTCTTTCATAGAATCATTGCTGGAGAAACTGAACAATGTAGCAGCGAAGAAAAGGATTACACTGCACATGGATATCCCGGATGAATTGTTTATGGAGGCAGATGAAGATAAGCTTCAGCAGATTTTCCTGAACCTTTTGTCTAATGGCATTAACTATACACTTGATGGCGGCAAGGTAAAAATCAAGGTTATAACGCTACAGCGAGACCATGACACGGAAAAGGTCGTATTTACAGTCAGTGATACGGGTATTGGGATACCGAAAAAGGACCTGCCACGTATCTTTGAGCGCTTTTATCGGGTGGACAAAGGTCGCTCACGCAACTCGGGCGGAACGGGGTTGGGATTATCTATCGTCAAGCACCTGGTTGATCTGCATCATGGTACACTTTCGGTCGAAAGCGAGCTTGGTTTGGGTACGACGTTTACCGTTGAATTACCGTTATTGCAGCAGGAAGAATGA
- a CDS encoding SDR family oxidoreductase, with product MAKSNQPQQTLPPQHQEQQPGIESKMTPAPQFEKPTYKAAGKLTGKVALITGGDSGIGRAVAVTYAKEGADVAIVYLNEHKDAEETKRQVEQEGRKCVLIPGDIGDDQFAKKAVQQTVNELGKLDIVVNNAAEQHPQQKLEDITKEQLERTFRTNIFGMFFLTQAALPHLKKGSAIVNTTSITAYAGNKTLIDYSSTKGAITSFTRSLSLNLVDQGIRVNAVAPGPIWTPLIPSTFDAKTVSEFGGAQPMKRPGQPEELAPAYVYLASDDSSYVSGQVIHINGGEVVNG from the coding sequence ATGGCTAAAAGCAACCAACCTCAGCAAACCTTGCCCCCGCAGCACCAGGAACAGCAACCGGGGATTGAGTCCAAAATGACGCCTGCACCGCAATTTGAAAAACCAACTTACAAAGCGGCTGGCAAGCTAACAGGCAAAGTTGCACTGATTACTGGTGGAGACAGTGGAATTGGGCGGGCTGTAGCTGTCACGTATGCCAAAGAAGGTGCGGATGTAGCTATCGTCTACTTGAATGAGCATAAGGATGCGGAAGAAACCAAACGTCAGGTCGAACAGGAAGGACGCAAATGCGTGTTGATTCCTGGCGATATCGGAGATGACCAATTTGCCAAAAAAGCGGTGCAACAGACGGTGAACGAATTGGGCAAGCTTGATATCGTCGTGAACAATGCGGCCGAGCAGCATCCACAGCAAAAGCTGGAGGATATCACCAAGGAACAGCTGGAGCGCACGTTCCGTACGAATATCTTCGGTATGTTCTTCCTGACACAAGCGGCATTGCCGCATTTGAAGAAAGGGAGCGCGATCGTCAACACAACGTCGATTACCGCATACGCTGGGAATAAGACGCTCATTGATTATTCCTCCACCAAAGGGGCAATCACATCATTCACTCGTTCCCTATCACTCAATTTGGTGGATCAAGGTATTCGAGTGAACGCTGTAGCCCCAGGGCCGATCTGGACACCGTTAATCCCGTCTACCTTTGATGCCAAGACGGTCAGCGAATTTGGAGGAGCACAGCCCATGAAGCGACCGGGTCAGCCGGAAGAACTGGCGCCAGCTTATGTGTACCTTGCTTCAGACGATTCGTCTTATGTAAGCGGGCAGGTTATTCATATCAATGGCGGTGAAGTTGTAAACGGGTAA
- the mdh gene encoding malate dehydrogenase, producing MTIQRKKISIVGAGFTGATTALLLAQKELGDIVLIDIPQLENPTKGKALDILEAGPVQGFDTQIMGTSNYEDAANSDIVIITAGIARKPGMSRDDLVNTNAGIIKSVCENVKKYAPNAIVIILSNPVDAMTYTAYQTLGFPKNRVIGQSGVLDTARYCTFIAQELNVSVEDVRGFVMGGHGDDMVPLVRYSSVGGIPIDNLISQERIEAIVQRTRVGGGEIVNLLGNGSAYYAPAASLAQMTEAIVKDKKRIIPVIAYLEGEYGYQDLFLGVPTLLGGNGIEKVFELELTAAEKAALDQSAEAVRNVTKIVNV from the coding sequence TTGACCATTCAACGCAAAAAAATATCCATTGTTGGCGCCGGTTTTACCGGTGCCACTACCGCATTGCTGCTGGCTCAAAAGGAGTTAGGTGATATCGTACTCATTGATATTCCGCAACTAGAGAATCCGACTAAAGGCAAAGCGCTTGATATTTTGGAAGCTGGTCCAGTGCAGGGATTTGACACCCAGATCATGGGCACTTCTAATTATGAGGATGCAGCCAACTCGGATATCGTCATTATTACAGCCGGGATCGCGCGCAAGCCGGGGATGAGCCGTGATGATTTGGTCAATACGAACGCAGGAATTATAAAATCCGTATGTGAGAATGTGAAGAAGTACGCGCCCAATGCTATCGTCATTATTCTGAGTAATCCGGTCGATGCTATGACCTATACGGCGTACCAAACGCTTGGCTTCCCGAAAAATCGGGTTATTGGCCAATCAGGTGTGTTGGATACGGCTCGGTATTGTACCTTTATTGCACAGGAACTGAATGTTTCGGTTGAAGACGTGCGCGGTTTCGTTATGGGAGGGCATGGTGATGATATGGTACCGCTCGTACGCTATTCCAGCGTAGGAGGTATACCTATCGATAACCTGATTTCTCAGGAACGTATCGAAGCGATTGTACAACGTACACGAGTGGGTGGCGGAGAAATCGTTAACCTATTGGGTAATGGCAGCGCATATTATGCTCCAGCAGCTTCGCTTGCGCAAATGACAGAAGCGATTGTAAAAGATAAAAAGCGGATTATACCAGTCATTGCTTACCTGGAAGGAGAGTATGGCTATCAGGACCTGTTCCTCGGTGTACCTACACTTCTTGGCGGGAACGGCATCGAAAAAGTGTTCGAGTTGGAATTGACAGCTGCAGAAAAAGCAGCGCTCGATCAATCTGCCGAAGCGGTTCGTAATGTGACTAAAATAGTCAACGTATAA